One region of Coregonus clupeaformis isolate EN_2021a chromosome 31, ASM2061545v1, whole genome shotgun sequence genomic DNA includes:
- the ddit4 gene encoding DNA damage-inducible transcript 4 protein → MPALPTTMMVPDIDCSSSPPSPMDATARRSSWGKLVQKLTDFSGAGNTSRHSIDSDSDNGSRTDLSDSGFDFPSISSSDDFGNVLYDDLLSMEETLLKELVDLIACSLREAKDGALRCSKLLIPEKLLEHIGQELLHLAASEPCGLRGALIDLCVEQGEVCQSMEQIAVDPYLVPTFQLTLVLRLDSGGLWPKIQGLFSTKSPSSPVKRQAIRLSTGFRVIKKKLYSSEELLIEEC, encoded by the exons ATGCCTGCACTTCCTACAACCATGATGGTCCCTGACATAGACTGCTCCAGCTCACCCCCTTCTCCGATGGACGCCACCGCCAGACGGTCGTCATGGGGGAAACTGGTGCAGAAgttaaccgacttcagtggagcCGGCAACACCAGCCGTCACAGCATAGACTCCGACTCAGACAATGGCAGCAGGACTGACCTCTCAGACTCCG GGTTTGACTTTCCCTCTATCTCCTCATCTGACGACTTCGGCAACGTGTTATACGATGATCTCCTCTCAATGGAGGAGACCCTTCTGAAAGAACTTGTGGACCTAATTGCCTGTAGTTTAAGGGAAGCCAAAGATGGTGCCCTGAGATGTTCCAAACTACTCATCCCTGAGAAGCTTCTAGAGCACATAGGCCAAGAGCTTCTCCACCTGGCAGCCAGCGAGCCCTGCGGCCTGAGGGGGGCTCTCATAGACCTCTGTGTGGAACAGGGGGAGGTGTGCCAGAGTATGGAACAGATCGCTGTGGACCCATACCTCGTCCCTACCTTCCAGCTCACACTGGTGCTGAGGCTCGATTCTGGAGGACTGTGGCCCAAAATCCAAGGGCTTTTCTCCACAAAGTCTCCATCCAGTCCCGTAAAGAGACAGGCGATTAGACTGAGCACAGGCTTCAGAGTGATCAAGAAGAAACTGTACAGCTCTGAAGAGTTGCTCATCGAAGAGTGCTGA